Proteins encoded in a region of the Sulfurimonas marina genome:
- the tig gene encoding trigger factor, giving the protein MDIKSNKINGANAEITATISTDEVSANVEKIAKQLSKTANVQGFRKGKVPVAVIKQQYGQKLVEDAESESLRQVLNQGLDELGIKNEELIGEPTISKFDKSDDKIEVAIKIATRPAIELGDVDACTPDFKKPEIKDKDVTARIKELAEGQAPLESVKRNRKMKEGDTAVIDFEGFLDGEAFDGGAAQGHELLLGSGQFIPGFEDQLIGVKRDEEVEINVTFPENYGSDKLAGKPVMFKVKVNDIKVKGEVEIDDELAKKFLPGDEEANLEKLTSEVKKAMEQEELGKLYNEELKPKLLEKLVDSLNFDLPDFVVEQEIDMAVNKKAREMSEDEINELRENADKLKELRETFRDEAARSVKATFIIDALAQDMGVSVNEQELMQTIYFEAMQMGQDPQKVYEQYKEAGYLPAVQMSMVEDRVLTTLLNKKIEE; this is encoded by the coding sequence ATGGATATCAAATCAAACAAAATTAACGGTGCTAATGCTGAAATCACGGCAACTATCTCTACTGATGAGGTAAGTGCAAACGTTGAGAAAATAGCAAAGCAATTATCTAAAACTGCTAACGTTCAAGGTTTTAGAAAAGGGAAAGTACCTGTAGCAGTTATCAAACAACAGTATGGACAAAAACTTGTAGAAGATGCAGAGTCTGAGTCTTTACGTCAAGTACTTAACCAAGGTTTAGATGAGCTAGGTATTAAAAATGAAGAGCTTATCGGTGAGCCAACAATTTCAAAATTTGACAAGTCTGACGATAAAATCGAAGTAGCGATCAAAATTGCTACACGTCCAGCTATCGAACTTGGTGATGTTGACGCTTGTACACCTGATTTCAAAAAACCAGAAATCAAAGATAAAGACGTTACAGCTAGAATCAAAGAACTTGCAGAAGGTCAAGCACCTTTAGAGAGTGTAAAACGTAACCGTAAAATGAAAGAGGGTGATACTGCTGTTATCGATTTTGAAGGTTTCCTTGATGGTGAAGCTTTTGATGGCGGTGCTGCACAAGGTCACGAACTATTACTTGGTAGCGGTCAATTTATTCCAGGTTTTGAAGATCAACTTATCGGTGTTAAACGTGATGAAGAAGTTGAAATTAACGTAACTTTCCCAGAAAACTACGGTTCAGATAAACTTGCTGGTAAACCTGTAATGTTCAAAGTAAAAGTAAACGACATTAAAGTAAAAGGTGAAGTTGAAATTGATGATGAACTAGCAAAAAAATTCCTTCCGGGTGATGAAGAAGCTAATTTAGAAAAACTGACTTCAGAAGTTAAAAAAGCTATGGAGCAAGAAGAGTTAGGAAAACTTTACAATGAAGAGTTAAAACCGAAACTTTTAGAAAAACTTGTTGATTCTTTAAACTTCGATCTTCCTGATTTCGTTGTTGAGCAAGAGATCGATATGGCTGTAAACAAAAAAGCTAGAGAGATGAGCGAAGATGAGATCAATGAACTTCGTGAAAATGCTGATAAATTAAAAGAGTTACGTGAAACTTTCCGTGATGAAGCTGCAAGAAGTGTAAAAGCTACATTTATTATCGATGCTTTAGCACAAGATATGGGTGTTTCTGTAAATGAGCAAGAGTTAATGCAAACTATCTACTTCGAAGCTATGCAAATGGGTCAAGATCCACAAAAAGTATATGAGCAATATAAAGAAGCTGGATACCTACCTGCAGTACAAATGTCAATGGTAGAAGATAGAGTTTTAACAACTTTATTAAATAAAAAAATAGAAGAGTAA
- the clpP gene encoding ATP-dependent Clp endopeptidase proteolytic subunit ClpP: protein MSYIPYVIEKTGRGERSYDIYSRLLKDRIVMLSGEVNDAVSSTIVAQLLFLEAEDPEKDIYFYINSPGGVVTAGMAIYDTMNYIRPNVVTICIGQAASMGAFLLSSGEKGKRYALPHARIMIHQPLGGAQGQATDIEIQAKEILRMKKELNEILAKNTGQKITTVEKDTDRDNFMSAEEAKEYGMIDEVLTKSERE from the coding sequence ATGAGCTACATACCATATGTAATAGAAAAAACCGGTCGTGGAGAGAGAAGTTATGATATCTATTCACGTCTTTTAAAAGATAGAATCGTTATGTTAAGCGGTGAAGTAAACGATGCCGTTTCTTCAACAATTGTAGCGCAACTACTTTTTTTAGAGGCTGAAGATCCGGAAAAAGATATCTATTTTTATATCAATTCACCGGGTGGTGTTGTTACTGCTGGTATGGCTATATATGATACTATGAATTATATCCGCCCAAATGTAGTAACAATCTGTATAGGTCAAGCTGCATCAATGGGTGCTTTTTTACTTAGTTCTGGTGAAAAAGGGAAGCGTTATGCTCTTCCTCATGCTAGAATTATGATCCATCAACCTCTTGGCGGTGCTCAAGGTCAGGCTACTGATATTGAGATCCAAGCTAAAGAGATTTTACGTATGAAAAAAGAGTTAAATGAGATTTTAGCCAAAAATACAGGGCAAAAAATCACAACTGTTGAAAAAGATACTGATCGCGATAACTTTATGAGTGCCGAAGAAGCAAAAGAGTATGGTATGATCGATGAAGTATTGACTAAGAGTGAGAGAGAATAG